The segment TACTGTACGTTGATAGTGAGGGCATAAAGAAGATAGGTATGAAAAAGGAAGAGCAGGTGCTAAAAGCTATATATAGTTTAGTAAACGGAGACAAATCACCAGTGCATTTACCCGTGTCGCCGGAAGCCGTGAGTGAGGCAGCAGGATTACCCTTAGACCAGGTACAGGCCTGTTGCAAAACATTAGAAACACATGGGTACTTAATGAGTAGTAATGTGCATTCTATTCCGCCGTACTACTACATTACTACGGCAGGAATCAAAGAAGCCCTGAACCCCAGCATTCCGCTGTACTTGTTTAACAGGTCAGGCGTTCAGGCAAGAAAGAGATATTAGGCAGTAGCCAAAATCACATATATAGGCACCGCTCTGGTTCTAGGCTCGTTTTAAGAAAAACGGCTGAAAACAGGAGCGGTGCCTTTTTGCATTTGGTGCACCCTGGCCTCACTGGCTTACTCTATGATGATATTGTCTACGTGTACCTGTTGGGTTCCATCTGAAGAGACACTGGCCCAGAACATGCCTTGCGTGCTGTGGGTAATACCGCGGTTGCCCTGTGCGTCCAGCACAATCACACCGCCTTCGCCGCCAGCCTTGAGTACCTTTTCATGAATCACTTTCTGAGCCGCCTGTTCCACTGATACTCCTTTGTATTCCATTAAAGCGGCTATGTCATGCGCTACGGTGTGCCGCATAAAGAACTCGCCATGGCCAGTGCCTGAAACCGCACAAACGTGGTTGGCAAATGTGCCGGCCCCAATAATAGGTGAATCGCCCACCCGCCCGAACCGTTTGTTCAGCATGCCTCCGGTAGAGGTACCCGCGGCGAGGTTTCCGTTCAGGTCCAGGGCTACCGCGCCTACCGTTCCTAACTTGGTTTCTTTGGTAGTTTGGCCTTGCGCCTCGGCTTCCTTGATTTGCCTGATCTGGTCCCGGCGTTCGGCTATTTCAAAGTAAGAAGGAGGTACTACTTCCAGGCCAACGGTCTGGGCAAACGCTTCGGCACCGGTGCCCACCATCATGACGTGGTTTGAAGCTTCCATCACTTTGCGAGCCGCAGAAATAGGGTTCCTGATGGTTCTCACGCCCGCCACGGCTCCCGCCAGAAAAGCAGCCCCGTCCATGATAGAGGCATCCAGTTCAATGATTTCTTCATTGGAGAAAACCGCCCCGTGCGCCGCGTTGAACAGGGGAGAATCCTCCAAAATCTTCACGCTGACCTCTACCGCTTCCACACTGCTTTTACCTGCCTGCAAAGCTTCATAACCAGCCTGCGCCGCCTCCATTAGCTTTGTTTCATAAGCAGCTCTTCTTTCCGGAGACATAGGTTCTGGATAGACACTGCCGCAGCCCCCGTGTACGATAATAGCAGGTTTAGTAGGAGTAGAGTTGGTCATTTCTGATTTATAATGAGTAGTTTCTGGAGGCAAGTTACGTCTTTGCCTCTGTTTTCAATCCTGGTCTTTACAGTGTTTGATGCTCTCAATGGCTCAAATATACCAATCGTGTTTATCAACGCAGATTCTCCCCTTGAGGGGAGACAAAGAGGGGTGTTTACACAGGAGAGCAAGCATTGCCGGTTCTGCAACGTGGGTATACTTAAAAAAAGAATATGAAATGGCTGGACCAGAATATGTAAACACCCCACGTCAGAGCAACGCTCGATGCCTCAAACTTTGGTTTAGGCAATTTTCGCATTCCGTCCCCCTTTGAAGGGGGTAGGGGGATGAGGAAATCGAAAGAAGAGGCAAGGAACTTCCTTTCAATGCCAAACAGCAAGCGCAAAGAACAGGAAATGCTTTGATCCGCATGAACAATCATCCCCCTACCCCCTTCAAAGGGGGACAAACAGCTACCGTGCTGTCACCCAACAAAAACCCCAGTTTCAGGACTGTTTTATCTAAAACAGTCCTGAAACTGGGGTAAGTATTTGTGCTTGAAATGTCTTGTCTATGGTTGCTCTGGGTAAAGTAAGGTAAGCTTTCTCTTACTCTTCCCGTTCCCAGTTGCCGTCATCGTCTTTCCAGATGGCCAGGTACGTAGGATCATTGTTTTTCTTACAGGCTCTGAACATGAGGTTGGTTTCAAAGCTGAACTCCACGTTGCCATTTGGGTCTATGGCTATGAAGTTGCGATCGCCTTCAATAAGGTCGCGGTAGGTGGTCATGGCTTCTGCCGAGGCTTCCTTCAGCGGGAGTCCTTTGTATTTCATGAGGGCGTACACTTCATGGGCTACGTTAGAAAGCATGATGCCTTCCCCGTCACCGGTGCAGGAAACAGCTACCACCTCATTGTTTGCGTACACGCCGCTGCCAATGATGGGAGAGTCGCCCACCCGGCCCGGAAGCTGGTTGACCAGACCACCCGTAGACGTGGCAGCGGCCAGGTTGCCGTCCATGTCCAGGGCCACGGCTCCCACGGTGTCATGCCCGGTTACTGATTCTTCTTTCTGCGCCTCCTTCCATGATTTCTCTTTTTCCTCCGTGATAAAGTAATCGTCTGGTTTCAGCGTCATTTTATGTTCACGGGCAAAGTCTTCGGCGCCAGAGCCTACCAGCATCACGTGCTTTGACTTCTCCATCACGGTTCTGGCCAGGGTAACAGGGTTCTTCACGTGCTTCACTCCGGCCACCGATCCGCCTTTCATGGTTTTCCCGTCCATGATAGAGGCGTCAAACTCAGCGGTGTGGGCACTGGTAAGGCTGGCCCCTTTGCCAGCGTTAAAGAGCGGGTTGTTTTCCATGCTGTTCACGGCAGCCTCCACGGCATCCAAGGCACTTCCGCCTTCTTTCAGGATGCGCCAGCCAGCCATGAGGGCATTCTCCAGGCCTTGTTCATAGGCTGCCTGTTTTGTCTCGCTCAGTTCCTCGCGGCTTTGGTTTTCAGCTCCACCATGGATTGCAATCACCCATTTCTTCTCCATAATCAAGGATTTTTAGGTTCTGCTACTGGGTCACTATGTGGTGCCATGTAGCGCTAACATGTACGGGCAGGGGCAGGCGATGTTGGTAAGTTAAATACTGAATTAGAAGGGCACTTTTACGGATGCGACCCTGCCATTACACTTTTCCTTAAAGTGTCTCAAAAAAGGGCTTTCGCGCTAAATCTTATCGAAAAGTAGCAGACTTAAAGCGAATTAAAGGCTGTTTTTTGAAAAATCAGTGTTTTCTCAAGCTTTTTGCCGTGTTTTTTCTGGCACTTTCTGGGTAGCGCAAAACGTATAAAGATACAAGCCGCCGCTTTTGTGAATATAAATTCACCGCTCCATTCTGGAATTTCACCAAAAGGTCTCCTTATAAAAAGAACATATGATTCTACATCCAAAATTTAATAAGTCCTGGCGCAAACAGCCAGATGCCCGGTGTAAGATGGATGCAGGTGCTATGGCAGCTTTTCCGTGGCGGGTATCTAGCATGGTGAACCTTCTGGCGCAGGAGAAAACCGCAAAGAAAGCTTCATAAGCAGAAAAGGCGCAATGCAGAAGATTATTACCGAGAAGATAGGTGGAAAAGTGATTATTCTATTGCAGGATGATTTGGATGCCTCTGACCAACGGCTAACCCGGCGGTGGCAAAGCCCAAGGCAGGCAAACCAGGAATATTTTGTCTGGATAGACTGTTCCAGCTTGAATTGCGTAAAAAGCTTAGGATTCAGTCACTTTGTAAGCCAGTTGCTCTTGCTTAAGCAAGCGCAAGCCAATATCACGCTTCTGAACTTGAGCAACCACCAACAGGAGCTTCTAAGGTTACTTAGGGTAGAGCATTTGTTTACGGTAGTGCCCGACTTTGAAAAGGCCTACCAATTGGTACAGGCCTCTTAGCCAGAAAAGGAAGCAGGCGATTTTAACCTTCTTACCTGTTAGGTACGGGGACAAAGAAAGTACAGGCACGAATGAAACGGAGAGGAGGGACAGCATGGGGCTTGAGCAGTTTTCAGATATAGAGGAAGCAATTACCTATTTAAAGAGAATAGGGTACCTGCATACATTTACCTGTGTTCCCGAGGGCTGGCAGTGTTCTCAAACAAACCAGGTGTATTCCCCAGAACAACTTGTCATGGAGAATTGCCTCCGGTTCCAGAAATGGAAAGGGGCACACAAAGTAGCGGTTCTGTACCTGGTCTCCGCCCCCGATGGCACCAAAGGCTACATCATTGACTGTTGCTCTACTTACGGCAATGCCTTGTTTGGCGAGTACCTGCTCCGGATGAAACTGAACCAGATAAACCCTGCGGCTCGGGAGTTGTGAGACCCTTAGCCAATCTGCCCTTCTTTAAAGAAAGACATCTCGTCCCACAGCCGGGTGAATTCCTTCACGAACCCAGCTACTACGTGGGCATCTGAGATCACCACCACGTTTTCATGGTTATACAGAGCGGCGCTTCTGGTCCAGTTATAGGAACCGGTAAGCACGTGCGTCTGGTCTACTACCACAAACTTGTGGTGCATGTGGTTAGCCGTGTTGTCTACCTTTACTTTGATGCCTGCCTTTACCAACTGCCTTATGTCAGAGCCTTTATCAAACAGTTTCTCATTATCAGTGAGCAACTGAATCTTGATCCCCTTGCGGTGCGCCGCCAGAATTGCGTTAGTGATGCGGTCATCTGAAATGGTGAACACGCAGATCTTCAAAGATGAGGTGGCGGCTCCAATGCTTTCCAGAATGGCATTCAGGCAGGCTTCGCCGGGACTGAAGTACACTTCATTTCTGAGTTTAGGAGCACTCTTGAAGATGGAGAAGACGGTTTTCAACTGGTAGAAGTTAGGTTAGTAGAACAGAAAGATACAAACTATGGGTACACGTGCTTGCTCGCAACTTAAACAAACTGCCCTTTCCTACCCCTTGTTTAAACCCCTTTTTCTGGAAACACCTCCCAAACGATTAATCATTCTCTTGTTCCCCTGAAAGTTTCCGCACCAGGGTTTCTAACCGGGTGAGGCGTTCTTCCAGCGAGGAAGGTGACTTGAGGTAGGTGCTGTATACTCCATCTACGTGCCATATCTCGGTCACTTCTGTTACCGCGTACGTAAGGTGGTCATAGTCTGGATTGTCTGCTTTCAGGAGAAGGGCTCCTTCTTGGGTAAGCCCCTGGAAGCGGCGCGTGGTAAGTTTGGTTGGGGTCACCAGGGTATAAACTTCGTTGGGCTTCAACTGTGATGCTTCAGGGGGTACAAAGGAGCAATACAGAATATCACCGTGCCGAAGGCCGTGTTGCTGGTACTGCATCTCAGAGCCGGTATGTTCAAAGGCACGGTGCAGCACATCGGTTTTGCCGGGTAAAATCAACGAAGGAAGGCCATCTATGTATTGCCTCTCCTGCCGGAGGGTGAAATACCCCGGTT is part of the Rufibacter tibetensis genome and harbors:
- a CDS encoding STAS domain-containing protein; the encoded protein is MQKIITEKIGGKVIILLQDDLDASDQRLTRRWQSPRQANQEYFVWIDCSSLNCVKSLGFSHFVSQLLLLKQAQANITLLNLSNHQQELLRLLRVEHLFTVVPDFEKAYQLVQAS
- a CDS encoding isoaspartyl peptidase/L-asparaginase family protein, with amino-acid sequence MTNSTPTKPAIIVHGGCGSVYPEPMSPERRAAYETKLMEAAQAGYEALQAGKSSVEAVEVSVKILEDSPLFNAAHGAVFSNEEIIELDASIMDGAAFLAGAVAGVRTIRNPISAARKVMEASNHVMMVGTGAEAFAQTVGLEVVPPSYFEIAERRDQIRQIKEAEAQGQTTKETKLGTVGAVALDLNGNLAAGTSTGGMLNKRFGRVGDSPIIGAGTFANHVCAVSGTGHGEFFMRHTVAHDIAALMEYKGVSVEQAAQKVIHEKVLKAGGEGGVIVLDAQGNRGITHSTQGMFWASVSSDGTQQVHVDNIIIE
- a CDS encoding isoaspartyl peptidase/L-asparaginase family protein, encoding MEKKWVIAIHGGAENQSREELSETKQAAYEQGLENALMAGWRILKEGGSALDAVEAAVNSMENNPLFNAGKGASLTSAHTAEFDASIMDGKTMKGGSVAGVKHVKNPVTLARTVMEKSKHVMLVGSGAEDFAREHKMTLKPDDYFITEEKEKSWKEAQKEESVTGHDTVGAVALDMDGNLAAATSTGGLVNQLPGRVGDSPIIGSGVYANNEVVAVSCTGDGEGIMLSNVAHEVYALMKYKGLPLKEASAEAMTTYRDLIEGDRNFIAIDPNGNVEFSFETNLMFRACKKNNDPTYLAIWKDDDGNWEREE
- a CDS encoding helix-turn-helix domain-containing protein encodes the protein MSSIGKNIKKIRTVKNLSQAAFAQLFDLARPSVGAYEEGRSEPKIDTLVQIARHFGISLDLLITKELTVNDLYGFDIFKPDLQAEQLLIKVAGAAESPAHRTALVMANEQPGYFTLRQERQYIDGLPSLILPGKTDVLHRAFEHTGSEMQYQQHGLRHGDILYCSFVPPEASQLKPNEVYTLVTPTKLTTRRFQGLTQEGALLLKADNPDYDHLTYAVTEVTEIWHVDGVYSTYLKSPSSLEERLTRLETLVRKLSGEQEND
- a CDS encoding phospholipase D-like domain-containing protein — its product is MKTVFSIFKSAPKLRNEVYFSPGEACLNAILESIGAATSSLKICVFTISDDRITNAILAAHRKGIKIQLLTDNEKLFDKGSDIRQLVKAGIKVKVDNTANHMHHKFVVVDQTHVLTGSYNWTRSAALYNHENVVVISDAHVVAGFVKEFTRLWDEMSFFKEGQIG
- a CDS encoding helix-turn-helix domain-containing protein, whose amino-acid sequence is MKKEEQVLKAIYSLVNGDKSPVHLPVSPEAVSEAAGLPLDQVQACCKTLETHGYLMSSNVHSIPPYYYITTAGIKEALNPSIPLYLFNRSGVQARKRY